One Helianthus annuus cultivar XRQ/B chromosome 7, HanXRQr2.0-SUNRISE, whole genome shotgun sequence genomic region harbors:
- the LOC110867382 gene encoding protein ALP1-like, whose translation MDSPSSSSMMNFYYNEFFADGDGSTDEELEQEAVTSACQLAVRYVNHSRRPEAPKNKRSYVERDRRAAHERLMKDYFDEAPTFSNEVFRRRFRMSKRLFLRIINDLEANYDYFKQKPDARGYLGFTGIQKCTSALRILAYGNTTDINDEYLKMAEKTTRDSLEHFCRGIIDVYGARYLRTPTWEDLQKIYEVHNAEHGLPGMIGSIDCMHWRWDNCPTAWRGQHTRGDQKGPTIILQAVASQDLWVWSAYFGVVGSCNDINVLEQSPLLEEWISGKAPKASFYANGNYYPHGYYLSDGIYPRYSIFVKTFSDPIDEKRAYFKKVQESSRKDIERCFGVLKQRWQYLRNPCRAWSKQKMRDAMYACIIMHNMILEDEGKAICQNYVPEAVHQEHPQASMEERVSNARELRYEPYHSQLMVDLVHHAWSVRYVPPEGEEETEDEEDEVGEGDESEDEN comes from the exons atggattctcctagttcttcatccatgatgaatttttactacaacgagttttttgcggatggcgatggttcgaccgatgaggagcttgagcaagaggcggttacgagtgcatgtcAACTAGCGGTTCGTTATGTCAACCATTCTCGTCGGCCCGAAGCCCCAAAAAATAAAAGAAGCTATGTTGAACGAGACCGACGCGCGGCACacgagcgtttgatgaaagactattttgacGAGGCGCCGACATTTTCAAACGAAGTTTTTAGGCGTCGTTTCCGGATGAGTAAACGGTTGTTTCTACGCATAATCAACGACTTGGAAGCCAACtacgattattttaaacaaaaaccggATGCGAGAGGGTACCTTGGATTCACCGGTATCCAAAAGTGTACGTCGGCATTACGAATCCTTGCTTATGGTAACACcaccgacatcaacgacgagtatctaaaaatggcggagaaaacaacacgagatagcttggaacatttttgtcgcg gtataatTGATGTGTACGGTGCGCGTTATCTTAGAACGCCTACATGGGAGGACCTTCAAAAGATCTACGAGGTACATAATGCCGAGCATGGTTTGCCTGGTATGATCGGGAGCATAGATTGCATGCATTGGCGTTGGGATAACTGCCCGACTGCATGGCGAGGCCAACACACACGTGGTGACCAAAAAGGACCCACTATTATTCTTCAGGCGGTTGCTTCacaggacctttgggtttggtcggcttactttggcgtggtcgggtcatgcaatgatatCAATGTTTTAGAACAATCGCCGTTGTTAGAGGAGTGGATTTCTGGCAAAGCTCCAAAAGCGTCGTTTTACGCAAATGGAAACTACTACCCCCATGGATATTATTTGAGCGACGGaatttatcctaggtattcgatttttgtgaagacgtttagtgatcctattgatgagaaaagagcatactttaaaaaggttcaagagtcttcacgaaaagatattgagagatgctttggggttcttaaacaacgctggcaatacttgagaaatccttgtcgtgcatggagcaagcaaaaaatgagagatgctatgtacgcttgtataatcatgcacaacatgattttggaagacgaaggaaaggcgatatgCCAGAATTATGTGCCAGAAGCCGTTCACCAGGAGCATCCGCAGGcgtcaatggaagaaagagtgagtaacgcgcgagagttgcgttacgaaccgtaccattcccagttaatggttgatttggtACACCACGCATGGTCGGTTCGTTACGTACCACCTGAGGGAGAGGAAGAAACGGAGGACGAGGAAGACGAAGTTGGCGAGGGTGACGAAAGCGAAGAcgaaaactag